In the Acomys russatus chromosome 13, mAcoRus1.1, whole genome shotgun sequence genome, one interval contains:
- the Rerg gene encoding ras-related and estrogen-regulated growth inhibitor → MAKSAEVKLAIFGRAGVGKSAIVVRFLTKRFIWEYDPTLESTYRHQATIDDELVSMEILDTAGQEDTIQREGHMRWGEGFVLVYDITDRGSFEEVLPLKNVLDEIKKPKNVTLILVGNKADLDHSRQVSTEEGEKLATELACAFYECSACTGEGNIAEVFYELCREVRRRRMVQGKTRRRSSTTHVKQAINKMLTKISS, encoded by the exons CTATCGTAGTGAGATTTCTGACCAAACGATTCATCTGGGAATATGATCCAACCCTCG AATCGACCTACCGACACCAGGCGACCATCGATGATGAACTTGTTTCTATGGAGATCCTAGACACCGCTGGCCAG GAAGACACTATCCAGAGGGAAGGGCACATGCGCTGGGGGGAAGGCTTCGTGCTGGTCTACGATATCACTGATAGAGGGAGCTTTGAAGAAGTGCTGCCGCTGAAGAACGTCTTAGATGAAATCAAAAAGCCCAAAAACGTAACTCTCATCTTGGTCGGAAACAAAGCAGACTTGGACCACTCCAGACAAGTGAGcacagaagaaggggagaagCTGGCTACAGAACTGGCTTGTGCGTTTTACGAATGTTCGGCCTGCACGGGAGAAGGGAACATCGCCGAGGTATTCTATGAGCTCTGTCGCGAGGTGCGTCGCAGGAGGATGGTGCAAGGCAAGACAAGGCGACGCAGCTCCACCACACACGTCAAGCAAGCGATTAACAAGATGCTCACCAAAATCAGTAGTTAG